From Acomys russatus chromosome 2, mAcoRus1.1, whole genome shotgun sequence, one genomic window encodes:
- the Zbtb10 gene encoding zinc finger and BTB domain-containing protein 10 encodes MSFSEMNRRTLAFRGGGLVTGGGGGGGGPTNNNAGGEASAWPPQPQPRQPAPQQPNGRGADEEMESEGLEPQDSEASAGAAAAAAAEDAKELLLPQDAGGPASLGGGGGGAGGPLLAERNRRTLAFRGGGGGGLGNNGSSRGRPETSAWPLRHFNGRGPAAVDLELDALEGKELMQDGASLSDSTEDEEEGASPGDGSGAEGGSCSSSRRSGGDGGDEAEGSGVGAGEGEAVQHFPLARPKSLMQKLQCSFQSSWLKDFPWLRYSKDTGLMFCGWCQKTPEEGASVDLPQVGHDELSRGTRNYKKTLLLRHHVSAEHKLHEANAQASEIPSEEGYCDFNSRPNENSYCYQLLRQLDEQRKKDILCDVSIVVSGKIFKAHKNILVAGSRFFKTLYCVSNKESPNQNNTTHLDIAAVQGFSVILDFLYSGNLVLTSQNAIEVMTVASYLQMSEVVQTCRNFIKDALNISIKSEAPESVVVDYNNRKPVSRDGLPSSRDQKIASFWATRNLTNLASNIKVENDGCNVDEGQIENYQMNDSNWVQEGSPELAESEPQGKAKVFIWNNMSSQETGKARRKNQTTKRFVYNIPPNNETNLEDCSVTQPPVAYPEENKALLIKEEPDLDGALLSGPDGDRTMNASLLAEACSVQDAGDAGASHDFKYGLMPGTSSDFKYGLLPSASNDFKYGLLPGASSDFKYGLLPESWPKQETWENGDSSLIMNKLKCPHCSYVAKYRRTLKRHLLIHTGVRSFSCDICGKLFTRREHVKRHSLVHKKDKKYKCMVCKKIFMLAASVGIRHGSRRYGVCMDCADKSQPGGQESVDQGQDTEFPRDEEYEENEGGEPEEELAENGDDQNDASRWDESRDVYMSLDD; translated from the exons ATGTCGTTCAGTGAAATGAACCGCAGGACGCTGGCGTTCCGAGGAGGCGGGTTGGTcaccggcggcggcggcggcggcggcggccccaCGAACAATAACGCCGGCGGGGAGGCCTCCGCCTGGCCTCCGCAGCCGCAGCCGCGACAGCCCGCGCCGCAGCAGCCCAATGGGCGCGGGGCCGACGAGGAAATGGAATCGGAGGGCCTGGAGCCCCAAGACTCGGAGGCCTCCGCCGGGGcggccgctgctgccgccgccgagGACGCCAAGGAGTTGCTGCTCCCTCAGGACGCGGGCGGCCCCGCCTCgctgggcggcggcggcggcggcgcgggggGCCCCCTGTTAGCGGAAAGGAACCGTCGGACTCTGGCCTTCCGCGGGGGAGGCGGCGGGGGTCTCGGCAACAATGGCAGCAGCCGCGGCCGCCCGGAGACCTCGGCGTGGCCCCTCAGGCATTTCAATGGGCGAGGGCCGGCGGCCGTGGATCTGGAGCTGGACGCGCTGGAGGGGAAGGAGTTGATGCAGGACGGCGCGTCCCTGAGCGACAGCACcgaggacgaggaggagggggCGAGCCCGGGCGACGGCAGTGGGGCGGAAGgcggcagctgcagcagcagcaggcggTCGGGAGGCGATGGCGGGGACGAAGCGGAGGGCAGCGGTGTGGGAGCTGGCGAAGGAGAGGCTGTCCAACACTTCCCGCTCGCGAGGCCCAAGTCCCTCATGCAGAAGCTCCAGTGCTCCTTCCAGAGCTCTTGGCTCAAGGATTTCCCTTGGCTGCGGTATTCCAAGGATACTGGCCTTATGTTTTGCGGCTGGTGCCAAAAGACCCCCGAGGAGGGGGCCAGCGTGGACCTTCCCCAGGTGGGGCACGATGAGCTTTCGCGAGGGACCCGCAACTACAAGAAAACCCTGCTCCTGAGGCACCACGTCTCCGCTGAGCACAAACTCCACGAAGCCAACGCCCAG GCATCAGAAATACCATCAGAGGAGGGGTACTGTGACTTTAATAGTAGGCCAAATGAGAACTCTTATTGCTATCAGCTTCTTCGACAACTAgatgaacagagaaagaaagatattctTTGTGACGTCAGCATTGTGGTGAGCGGGAAAATCTTTAAAGCTCACAAGAATATCCTGGTTGCAGGCAGCCGTTTCTTTAAGACTTTATATTGTGTTTCAAACAAAGAAAGCCCTAACCAAAACAACACTACCCACTTAGATATTGCTGCAGTTCAAGGTTTTTCGGTCATCTTGGACTTCCTCTATTCTGGGAACCTGGTGCTCACAAGCCAAAATGCCATTGAAGTAATGACAGTGGCCAGCTACCTTCAAATGAGTGAAGTTGTTCAGACTTGCAGAAATTTCATTAAAGATGCCTTAAATATAAGCATTAAATCAGAAGCTCCAGAGTCTGTAGTTGTGGACTATAATAATAGAAAACCAGTTAGTAGAGACGGTCTGCCTTCGTCACGGGATCAAAAAATTGCCAGCTTCTGGGCGACACGGAATCTTACCAATTTGGCAAGTAATATAAAAGTTGAAAATGATGGTTGTAATGTCGACGAGGGCCAAATAGAAAACTACCAAATGAACGACAGTAACTGGGTCCAGGAAGGTTCTCCTGAATTGGCTGAAAGTGAACCTCAAGGTAAAGCAAAAGTGTTTATTTGGAATAATATGAGCTCCCAAGAGACTGGCAAAGCAAGgaggaaaaaccaaaccacaaagaGATTTGTTTATAATATACCACCTAATAATGAAACAAATCTAGAAGACTGCTCAGTGACACAGCCGCCTGTTGCCTATCcagaagaaaacaaggccctaCTCATCAAGGAAGAACCAG ATTTGGATGGTGCACTACTCTCAGGGCCTGATGGAGATAGGACCATGAATGCAAGCTTATTGGCCGAAGCCTGCAGTGTTCAAGATGCAGGGGATGCTG GAGCATCACATGATTTCAAGTATGGTTTGATGCCTGGCACTTCAAGTGATTTCAAGTATGGGCTGCTACCAAGTGCTTCAAATGACTTCAAATACGGACTGCTACCAGGTGCTTCAAGTGATTTCAAGTATGGATTATTGCCAGAATCTTGGCCCAAACAAGAAACGTGGGAAAATG gtGATTCATCTCTAATCATGAACAAGTTAAAATGCCCTCATTGTAGCTATGTAGCCAAATACAGACGAACACTAAAAAGGCACTTGCTCATTCATACTGGAGTAAGATCATTTAGCTGTGACATTTGTGGAAAGCTGTTTACTAGGAGAGAACATGTAAAAAGACATTCCCTG GTGcataaaaaggataaaaaatacAAGTGCATGGTGTGTAAGAAGATCTTCATGTTAGCAGCCAGTGTTGGAATAAGACATGGATCTCGGCGCTATGGAGTGTGTATGGACTGTGCAGATAAGTCACAGCCAGGAGGGCAAGAAAGTGTAGACCAGGGACAGGACACAGAGTTCCCTCGAGATGAAGAGTATGAGGAGAATGAAGGAGGAGAGCCCGAGGAAGAGCTGGCTGAGAATGGAGACGACCAGAACGACGCGTCTCGATGGGACGAATCAAGAGATGTTTATATGTCTCTGGATGATTAA